Proteins encoded within one genomic window of Halocatena marina:
- the arsB gene encoding ACR3 family arsenite efflux transporter codes for MSNAEAHEHGPDCDCESCGDPRSMDVLDKYLTVWIFGAMAIGVGIGYFAPSVTQPIQDLHLVGIGLVLMMYPPLAKADYSQLSTVFSNWRVLGLSLVQNWLIGPTLMFGLAVVFFSGLVPGLPARPEYFLGLVFIGMARCIAMVLVWNELADGSTEYVTGLVAFNSLFQIITYGVYVWFFGLFLPPLLGMDALVAGITSFSITPIQVFEAIVVFLGIPFVGGFLTRYLGTRVKGKTWYDEVLIPKIDPLTLVALLFTVIVMFATQGENIVAAPVDVLLIAVPLTIYFVVMFFVSFGMGRGIGADYSTTTAIGFTAASNNFELAIAVAVAVFGVGSGVAFATVIGPLIEVPVLLALVNAALYFRRNADWNDAETGSVTASASDPMTDDD; via the coding sequence ATGAGTAACGCCGAGGCTCACGAGCACGGCCCGGACTGTGACTGTGAGAGCTGTGGAGATCCACGCTCGATGGATGTCCTCGATAAGTATCTCACAGTCTGGATTTTTGGCGCGATGGCAATCGGCGTGGGAATCGGCTATTTTGCACCGTCGGTGACACAACCGATTCAGGATCTCCATCTCGTAGGAATCGGGCTTGTGCTGATGATGTACCCTCCTCTGGCCAAGGCTGATTACTCACAGCTCTCAACCGTGTTCAGTAACTGGCGGGTGCTCGGGCTGAGTCTCGTACAGAACTGGTTAATTGGCCCTACCCTGATGTTCGGGCTAGCGGTTGTGTTCTTCAGTGGGCTCGTTCCTGGTCTGCCCGCGCGACCCGAGTACTTCCTTGGACTCGTCTTTATCGGGATGGCACGGTGTATCGCAATGGTACTCGTTTGGAACGAACTCGCAGATGGTTCGACCGAATACGTCACTGGGCTGGTCGCATTCAACAGCCTCTTTCAAATCATTACGTACGGCGTGTACGTCTGGTTCTTCGGACTATTCCTGCCACCTCTCTTAGGAATGGATGCACTCGTTGCCGGGATTACGAGTTTTAGCATTACACCAATCCAAGTGTTCGAGGCAATCGTCGTTTTCCTTGGTATACCATTTGTCGGTGGGTTTCTCACTCGCTATCTTGGCACTCGAGTGAAAGGTAAAACGTGGTATGATGAGGTATTGATTCCGAAGATCGATCCGTTGACGCTGGTCGCGTTATTGTTCACTGTAATTGTAATGTTCGCTACACAGGGCGAGAACATCGTTGCTGCGCCGGTAGATGTCCTGTTGATCGCTGTTCCGCTCACGATCTACTTTGTCGTGATGTTTTTCGTGAGCTTCGGGATGGGACGCGGCATCGGAGCCGACTACTCGACGACAACCGCGATTGGGTTCACGGCAGCTTCGAACAACTTCGAACTCGCGATTGCGGTCGCAGTCGCAGTGTTCGGTGTTGGCTCTGGCGTCGCGTTCGCGACCGTTATTGGCCCGCTGATCGAGGTACCGGTGTTACTCGCGCTGGTCAACGCTGCGCTCTATTTCCGACGGAATGCCGACTGGAACGATGCCGAGACTGGAAGCGTAACTGCCTCAGCCTCCGATCCGATGACTGATGACGACTGA
- a CDS encoding CopG family ribbon-helix-helix protein, producing MSVVSVSMPEALLERLDQFADDHGYTGRSEVIREASRNLLGEFDDKKLEDRELMGVVTVVFDYETTTVEAKMMRLRHEHENTVASNFHSHVGGRHCMELFVLEGALKEISTFVGKIRATKDTLTVDYSVLPMDDFGSLADMN from the coding sequence ATGAGCGTCGTCAGTGTCTCAATGCCAGAAGCGTTGCTCGAACGACTCGACCAGTTCGCCGATGATCATGGGTACACAGGGAGAAGCGAAGTTATCCGAGAAGCAAGTCGTAATCTTCTCGGTGAATTTGACGATAAGAAGCTCGAAGACCGTGAGCTGATGGGAGTCGTGACGGTCGTGTTTGATTACGAAACGACCACCGTCGAAGCAAAAATGATGCGACTGCGCCACGAACACGAGAACACCGTCGCATCAAATTTCCACAGCCATGTCGGTGGACGTCATTGTATGGAACTGTTCGTCCTCGAAGGCGCTCTCAAAGAAATTTCGACGTTCGTCGGAAAGATTCGAGCCACAAAGGACACGCTCACCGTCGACTACTCGGTGCTTCCCATGGATGACTTTGGATCACTTGCCGACATGAACTGA
- a CDS encoding energy-coupling factor ABC transporter permease, with amino-acid sequence MAHIHLGEGSFPLWALALWTTISVALIGTVLYRVRTNGVKTRQIALAGIGAAASFAIFQLNIPVWGGVHMNLTGLVGILAGPLLGSLIALVVNIFSAALGHGAIGLLGANTLVNASEAIVAYYAFRMLLRLDWDVFPASASAAILGLSVGAILMGAIVVISGVNGSALPRSDLTIAVAGMVAINLGVAVVEGLLTGLIVQFLASIRPDLVGIADSTEHKVSAGVTL; translated from the coding sequence ATGGCACACATTCATCTCGGAGAGGGTTCGTTCCCACTGTGGGCACTGGCTCTCTGGACGACCATTAGTGTTGCACTGATTGGGACAGTCCTCTACCGCGTGCGGACGAATGGAGTCAAAACACGTCAAATAGCGCTTGCGGGGATTGGGGCAGCCGCAAGCTTTGCGATCTTCCAGCTAAACATCCCCGTCTGGGGTGGTGTTCATATGAACCTCACTGGACTGGTTGGCATTCTTGCTGGACCACTGCTCGGGTCGCTCATCGCGCTGGTCGTGAACATTTTCTCGGCTGCCCTCGGTCACGGTGCTATTGGCCTGTTAGGCGCGAACACACTCGTCAATGCGTCGGAGGCTATTGTCGCCTACTACGCGTTCCGAATGCTGCTCCGTTTGGACTGGGACGTCTTTCCGGCGAGCGCGAGTGCCGCAATCCTTGGTCTCTCGGTTGGGGCCATCCTAATGGGCGCAATTGTCGTTATCAGTGGAGTGAACGGCAGTGCGCTTCCTCGTTCGGATCTGACGATCGCTGTTGCCGGGATGGTCGCCATTAATCTTGGTGTTGCAGTCGTTGAGGGACTCCTGACGGGATTGATTGTCCAGTTCCTCGCCTCGATCCGCCCCGACCTCGTTGGGATCGCTGATAGCACTGAGCACAAGGTATCCGCGGGGGTGACGCTCTGA
- a CDS encoding cobalamin transport operon protein: MDRWKQYAGLGGLLVSCFAIGLWGFTATGGALPYAKRFTNVLQHGSQEGGGSLVALGRGIVIAGPIRKGGLVGEFGLIIGLFVIIGIGLYIYADRYHDPDGRERAI, encoded by the coding sequence ATGGATCGCTGGAAGCAGTATGCCGGTCTTGGCGGTCTTCTTGTCAGCTGTTTCGCCATTGGGTTGTGGGGCTTTACAGCGACTGGCGGGGCGCTTCCCTACGCGAAGCGGTTCACAAATGTACTACAGCACGGGTCACAGGAGGGCGGTGGCTCACTCGTTGCCCTCGGGCGGGGTATCGTTATTGCCGGTCCAATCCGCAAAGGCGGTCTTGTGGGCGAATTCGGTCTTATCATAGGTCTGTTCGTCATCATTGGAATTGGTCTGTACATCTATGCCGATCGTTATCACGATCCCGACGGACGAGAACGAGCTATCTAA
- a CDS encoding cation:proton antiporter regulatory subunit: MTIYEADVPGVGHKFELELGGDKRLIVLIHHDGKREVYLRPGENQDSERLFSLTGKRARQLGSILEGAYFQPVEMDDIQVPLGEAIIEWVDVSPSASLVGHSLRDANIREQTGVSIIAIQRGEETIANPQPNSTIEAGDILVSLGTRAEQRAFTELVETGETDTSQT, encoded by the coding sequence ATGACGATCTATGAGGCTGATGTCCCAGGCGTCGGCCACAAATTTGAACTCGAACTCGGGGGAGACAAACGACTAATCGTGCTTATCCACCACGACGGTAAGCGAGAAGTCTATCTCCGTCCTGGTGAGAATCAAGACAGTGAAAGACTATTTAGTCTGACGGGAAAGCGAGCACGCCAACTCGGCTCTATCCTCGAAGGAGCATACTTCCAACCCGTCGAAATGGACGATATTCAGGTTCCACTGGGCGAAGCGATCATCGAATGGGTCGACGTTAGTCCGTCGGCATCGTTGGTCGGTCACTCGCTGCGAGACGCTAATATTCGAGAGCAGACCGGGGTTTCCATTATCGCTATTCAACGAGGTGAGGAGACGATCGCGAATCCGCAGCCGAACAGCACGATCGAGGCTGGCGATATCCTCGTCAGTCTTGGAACGCGTGCTGAACAACGAGCGTTCACCGAGTTAGTCGAGACTGGCGAAACGGACACATCACAGACCTAA
- a CDS encoding cation:proton antiporter produces MAETLLFEIGIALTGIAVAGAVANRVGLSVIPAYIIIGILIGPNEPSSIAGISLTLVEHREFIDIVAELGIVFLLFFLGLEFSISQLLSDRRRIATIGSVDFLINFSLGIGLGVAFGYTLLETLFLAGIVYISSSAVISKALIESGWVANPESGPILGTLVFEDIAIAIYLALLSAVAVGEGTLVDAAVSVGIAFVFLGGLTLTAWYGSDAIEQIFRADSDELFLLRILGVTTLIAGFALTLGLSEAVTAFFVGTAFSETDHIERIEAVVAPARDFFAAVFFFAIGLTTEVTLLTGLVWLLLAAVLITTVGKILSGSLSGQIYQLDRLRSVRVGFGLVPRGEFSLVIAALATSVGTGALQSVIPAFAVGYVLIMSIVGTLLIQNADRISHEIVSLSQTVIPD; encoded by the coding sequence ATGGCGGAGACGTTGCTTTTTGAAATTGGCATTGCACTGACAGGTATCGCCGTTGCGGGCGCTGTGGCCAACCGCGTTGGTCTGTCGGTTATCCCAGCGTACATCATTATTGGAATCCTCATTGGTCCGAACGAGCCCTCTTCAATCGCAGGAATTTCGCTCACGCTCGTGGAACATCGGGAGTTTATCGATATCGTTGCGGAACTTGGAATTGTGTTCCTTCTGTTCTTTCTCGGGCTCGAATTTAGCATCTCGCAGCTGTTGAGCGATCGTCGACGAATCGCTACAATTGGGAGTGTTGACTTTCTCATCAATTTCAGTCTCGGGATTGGTCTTGGCGTCGCGTTCGGCTACACACTTCTCGAAACGCTATTTCTCGCTGGGATTGTCTATATCTCTTCGAGTGCCGTTATCTCGAAAGCACTCATCGAGAGTGGGTGGGTTGCAAATCCTGAAAGTGGTCCCATTCTGGGTACGTTGGTGTTCGAAGATATCGCAATTGCGATCTATCTGGCGCTTCTCTCGGCGGTTGCCGTGGGAGAAGGGACACTGGTTGATGCTGCCGTCTCTGTCGGGATCGCGTTCGTGTTTCTTGGTGGGCTAACACTCACTGCGTGGTACGGATCGGATGCTATCGAGCAAATTTTCAGGGCCGATTCGGACGAACTATTTTTGCTGCGTATTCTTGGGGTGACGACGCTCATCGCAGGATTTGCGCTCACCCTTGGGCTGAGCGAGGCGGTGACTGCCTTCTTTGTCGGTACCGCATTCAGCGAAACCGACCACATTGAACGGATCGAGGCTGTCGTCGCACCAGCACGTGACTTCTTTGCAGCCGTCTTTTTCTTCGCAATCGGTTTGACAACTGAAGTCACTCTTCTCACGGGACTCGTCTGGTTGCTGCTCGCAGCGGTCCTCATAACAACCGTTGGAAAGATACTTAGTGGATCACTATCCGGACAGATCTATCAGCTCGATCGACTGCGATCGGTGCGCGTCGGGTTCGGACTGGTGCCACGCGGTGAATTCTCCCTGGTAATTGCTGCCCTCGCAACGAGTGTCGGAACAGGCGCACTTCAGTCCGTGATTCCAGCGTTCGCTGTTGGCTACGTGCTCATCATGAGTATCGTAGGCACTCTGCTCATTCAAAACGCTGATCGCATCTCCCACGAGATAGTGAGTCTTTCACAAACGGTGATACCCGACTGA
- a CDS encoding FAD-binding oxidoreductase, with amino-acid sequence MTTTVTDVDETAVRDFEETFRGELIRPVDPAFDEARTIYNAMIDKRPGMIATCTDVADVIEAVNFGRDHDLNIAVRGGGHNGPGLALVDDGLVIDLSEMTGLRVDPEARTVRVEAGCTWGDVDHATHAFGLATVSGVISTTGVGGLTLGGGHGYLTRMYGLTIDNLLSADVVLADGRFVHASADEHPDLFWALRGGGGNFGVVTSFEFRLHPVDTVVAGPLFWPLDELETTMRWYRDWLAQAPEDVYAFYLVAEVPGDPFPEEIHGENVCGLMWCYLGPEERVKAVTQPAREVAEPLFEHIGAMPYPALQSMFDALYPPGDQWYWKGNFVRELSDEAIAEHRRFANVPTAQSTMHLYPVNGAVHRVGTDETAWSYRDANWSMVIAGVDPDPDNKETITEWTRDYWQALYEHSADGAYINFMMEEGMDRIRATYGSNYERLREIKTKYDPNNVFHVNQNIEPAT; translated from the coding sequence ATGACTACAACAGTAACAGACGTCGATGAAACAGCCGTCAGAGACTTCGAAGAAACATTTCGAGGCGAACTGATCCGACCCGTCGATCCAGCGTTTGATGAAGCGCGGACGATCTATAACGCGATGATCGACAAGCGTCCGGGGATGATTGCGACGTGTACGGACGTCGCGGACGTGATTGAAGCGGTGAACTTCGGCCGCGATCACGACCTCAATATCGCAGTCCGCGGCGGTGGCCACAATGGCCCAGGTCTCGCTTTAGTGGATGATGGGTTGGTCATTGACCTCTCCGAGATGACCGGTCTCCGCGTCGATCCTGAGGCAAGAACTGTGCGCGTCGAAGCCGGTTGTACGTGGGGTGACGTCGACCATGCCACGCATGCCTTTGGCTTGGCTACAGTCAGTGGGGTTATCTCCACAACCGGGGTTGGTGGACTGACTCTTGGCGGTGGACACGGCTATCTGACTCGCATGTACGGGCTGACTATTGACAATCTCCTCAGCGCCGATGTCGTATTGGCCGACGGACGGTTCGTGCACGCGAGTGCGGACGAGCATCCGGATCTGTTCTGGGCGCTGCGCGGTGGAGGTGGGAACTTCGGTGTCGTCACCTCCTTTGAGTTCCGACTTCATCCAGTGGATACGGTCGTTGCCGGACCGCTGTTCTGGCCGCTCGACGAACTTGAAACCACCATGCGTTGGTATCGTGACTGGCTCGCGCAGGCTCCAGAGGACGTGTACGCCTTTTATTTAGTCGCAGAGGTACCAGGCGACCCGTTTCCAGAGGAAATTCACGGCGAGAATGTCTGTGGTCTCATGTGGTGCTATCTGGGTCCGGAAGAGCGAGTCAAAGCAGTGACTCAACCAGCGCGGGAGGTGGCAGAACCACTGTTCGAGCATATCGGAGCGATGCCCTATCCGGCACTACAAAGCATGTTCGATGCGCTCTATCCACCTGGGGATCAGTGGTACTGGAAAGGGAACTTCGTGCGCGAGTTGAGCGACGAAGCTATCGCCGAGCACCGACGGTTCGCTAACGTGCCGACCGCTCAATCAACGATGCATCTCTACCCGGTTAATGGCGCTGTGCACCGTGTCGGTACGGATGAGACGGCGTGGAGCTACCGCGACGCAAACTGGTCGATGGTCATCGCGGGCGTCGATCCGGATCCAGACAACAAAGAAACGATCACAGAGTGGACCCGTGATTACTGGCAGGCGCTGTACGAGCATTCGGCGGACGGTGCGTACATCAACTTCATGATGGAAGAAGGGATGGATCGGATCCGGGCAACCTACGGTTCCAACTACGAACGACTCCGGGAAATCAAGACCAAATACGACCCGAACAACGTCTTCCACGTGAATCAGAACATCGAACCAGCAACCTAG
- a CDS encoding helix-turn-helix transcriptional regulator — MVEQSVDDHDLDAIFQALAHPTRRALLEQLASGPASVGELAEPHDISLAAVSKHLHVLEDAGLLEIEEDGRVRRCHLDAAPLSAAFGWLTRYRLFWEDRLDALATHLENET, encoded by the coding sequence ATGGTTGAACAATCGGTAGACGACCATGATCTTGATGCGATATTTCAAGCATTAGCTCATCCGACCCGTCGGGCGCTTCTCGAACAACTTGCCAGTGGACCCGCGAGCGTTGGTGAGTTGGCAGAGCCACACGACATTTCCTTAGCGGCAGTGTCGAAGCATCTGCACGTTTTGGAGGACGCTGGTTTGCTTGAGATTGAAGAAGACGGCCGTGTTCGTCGCTGTCATCTTGATGCTGCTCCACTTAGCGCAGCGTTCGGTTGGCTGACCCGATATCGTCTCTTCTGGGAAGACCGACTCGACGCGCTCGCCACCCATCTGGAGAACGAAACGTGA
- the rdfA gene encoding rod-determining factor RdfA yields MSEQRDGTEPSLTESNRSHTASKVGRVLVEYDLEDLGQTMEARWTGDEDERYSLRELANWLNKHLLEVAMVRAGRQPLDGEVDNVYRLLTGDDVSSGVRTQARNDLKRDGVAIDDLERDFVSHQAIHTYLTKYRGARHSKPTAADRDRVESVTQAIQRLSHRTLRVTEDNLSTLENTDRLLIGDFDVLVDVTVTCQNCGTRYDVVELLERGHCDCETAGEESVESID; encoded by the coding sequence ATGAGCGAACAACGGGACGGGACCGAACCCAGTTTAACAGAATCCAACAGGTCACATACGGCCAGTAAGGTCGGCCGTGTACTCGTTGAGTACGACCTTGAGGACCTCGGGCAGACGATGGAGGCGCGGTGGACGGGAGACGAGGACGAACGATACAGCCTCCGAGAGCTTGCAAACTGGTTGAACAAGCACCTCCTCGAAGTAGCGATGGTTCGTGCAGGTCGTCAACCACTCGATGGTGAAGTAGATAACGTCTATCGTCTCCTCACAGGCGACGATGTGAGTAGTGGTGTCCGCACGCAGGCACGAAATGATCTCAAGCGTGACGGCGTAGCGATTGATGATCTTGAACGAGATTTCGTCTCGCATCAAGCAATCCACACGTACCTCACAAAATACCGCGGTGCGCGTCACTCCAAGCCAACGGCTGCCGACCGGGACCGAGTTGAGAGCGTCACACAGGCGATCCAGCGTCTCTCTCACCGAACCCTGCGCGTCACCGAAGACAACCTTTCTACTCTTGAGAACACTGACCGACTCCTGATCGGTGATTTCGATGTTCTCGTCGATGTTACAGTCACATGTCAGAATTGTGGGACTCGATACGATGTTGTCGAGCTCCTCGAGAGAGGCCACTGTGACTGTGAAACGGCGGGTGAGGAGTCCGTTGAATCGATTGACTGA
- a CDS encoding archaea-specific SMC-related protein, with product MSASQIEAEKMQLSVENIGGIDGTTVEFTPGVTALAGRNATNRTSLLQAIMAAFGSDHVSLKGDADQGQVDMTIGDTTYTRTLERRNGTIVTGGNPYLDDTELADLFAFLLESNEARQAVARSDDLRELIMRPVDTDAIQAEIEQLEAEQREIESNLEDLDSLADRLPELEERRTTLSEQIEKKRAELEEKETELAEADADVEDSRADKRELEETLDDLHDARASLDDTRFELDTQRESLEALREERAEVQGELDELPETPVGDIEEINTEIGRLRDRLRTIDTTVNELQTIIQFNEEMLEGTSREIIDSLRNDVGNSESESEAITDQLVEDSENVVCWTCGSEVPKAEIEGTLDRLQKLRSETFEERNELRSSIDDLQSDKNTLEDHQRKRDRLDRRIEQIENELEDREDRIEELISTREDLESEIERLEEDVDDLQEEDYSDILDLHKEANQLEFELGRIQSDRESVDSKIDGIEDRLEQRESLKERRDEVHTELADLRTRIEQIEEQAIEQFNEHMETVLDLLEYANLERIWIERTEHQVSQGRRTVSQRTFDLHVIRSTDSGAAYEDTVDHLSESEREVTGLVFALAGYLVHEVHESVPIMLLDSLEAIDSDRIAALIEYVADHADYLVVALLPEDASALDQDYQRVTEI from the coding sequence ATGAGTGCATCACAGATAGAAGCGGAGAAGATGCAGCTCTCTGTTGAAAACATTGGGGGTATCGATGGTACGACCGTCGAGTTCACGCCGGGAGTAACTGCTCTTGCCGGTCGGAACGCCACGAACCGCACTTCGTTGTTGCAGGCGATTATGGCGGCATTCGGCAGCGATCACGTTTCGCTGAAAGGTGATGCCGATCAGGGACAGGTCGACATGACGATCGGCGATACGACCTACACCCGAACACTAGAACGGCGCAACGGAACGATCGTGACTGGCGGCAATCCGTATCTCGACGATACGGAACTCGCAGATTTGTTTGCGTTCCTGCTTGAGTCAAACGAAGCCCGTCAAGCAGTCGCTCGGAGCGATGATCTGCGAGAGCTGATCATGCGGCCAGTCGATACGGACGCCATTCAGGCAGAGATCGAGCAACTCGAAGCTGAGCAACGTGAGATCGAGTCCAATCTCGAAGATCTCGATTCGCTCGCGGATCGTCTGCCCGAACTCGAGGAGCGCCGTACAACTCTCAGCGAACAGATTGAGAAGAAACGAGCGGAGCTCGAAGAGAAAGAGACGGAGTTGGCAGAAGCCGACGCTGATGTCGAGGATAGTCGAGCGGACAAACGCGAACTCGAAGAGACGCTCGACGATCTACACGACGCTCGAGCATCGCTCGACGATACCCGATTTGAGCTCGATACACAGCGTGAGAGTCTCGAAGCCCTCCGCGAAGAACGAGCCGAGGTGCAAGGCGAACTCGACGAGCTACCAGAGACGCCTGTCGGGGATATTGAAGAGATCAACACCGAGATCGGGCGACTACGTGACCGTCTACGGACGATCGATACGACGGTTAATGAGCTCCAAACGATTATTCAGTTTAACGAGGAGATGCTCGAAGGGACAAGTCGAGAGATCATCGACTCCCTCCGAAATGACGTTGGAAACAGCGAATCGGAATCCGAGGCGATCACCGACCAACTCGTTGAAGACTCGGAAAATGTCGTCTGCTGGACGTGTGGGAGTGAGGTTCCGAAAGCAGAGATTGAGGGAACACTCGACCGATTGCAAAAGCTCCGTTCGGAAACGTTCGAAGAGCGAAACGAGCTCCGAAGCAGCATCGACGATCTACAGAGTGACAAAAACACGCTCGAAGATCATCAACGAAAACGTGACCGGCTCGATCGACGAATCGAACAGATCGAAAACGAACTTGAAGACCGAGAAGACCGGATTGAGGAGCTGATCTCAACACGAGAAGACCTCGAATCGGAGATCGAGCGACTCGAAGAGGATGTCGATGATCTTCAGGAGGAGGACTACAGCGACATTCTCGATCTGCACAAAGAAGCCAACCAGCTCGAATTCGAACTCGGTCGGATCCAGAGCGATCGAGAGTCAGTCGATTCGAAGATCGACGGTATCGAGGACCGACTCGAACAGCGCGAATCCCTCAAAGAGCGACGGGATGAAGTGCATACGGAACTCGCAGATCTTCGAACGCGGATTGAGCAGATCGAAGAACAGGCGATCGAACAGTTCAACGAGCACATGGAGACCGTCCTCGATCTGCTCGAATACGCCAACCTCGAACGCATCTGGATCGAACGCACCGAACATCAAGTCAGCCAAGGTCGACGAACAGTTTCGCAACGCACGTTCGATCTTCACGTTATCCGCAGTACGGACTCAGGAGCAGCCTACGAGGATACGGTCGACCACCTCTCAGAGAGTGAGCGCGAAGTAACTGGACTCGTGTTCGCACTCGCGGGCTATCTCGTCCACGAAGTTCACGAATCGGTGCCAATCATGCTGCTGGACTCGCTCGAAGCGATCGATTCCGACCGCATCGCTGCGCTTATCGAGTACGTCGCCGACCATGCTGACTATCTCGTTGTTGCACTCCTGCCAGAGGATGCAAGCGCCCTTGATCAGGACTACCAGCGCGTGACCGAGATCTGA
- a CDS encoding ABC transporter permease gives MNRAVPTADSECSHQQSSEPGALVSMLWWDLKLQIRYGFYTVYAVMVALYVIGVLSLPASARATAVTLVILSDPVFIGFLFTGALVLFEKRDGVLDALVVSPLSSRAYLASKTLSLTLLGVLTSFVIAVSVHGLQFDIGLYLFGVVLSCMLFVLIGIVAVARFNTINAYMMAAVVYLLPTALPLLELIGITHPVLYLIPTEATLLLLGSAFGAFDPLPMWELAYAVGYLLLWIGGTAVLADRAFERHIVQGVTTGENSGSTVSVPDITQIFEGRRFGAVGSLALSDLRNWLRDPLLTYILILPFFYALLARFVIPVITAWLAPGFDLVPYYPMVFGLFFSMPSFTVGMAIGLLILEEKEENILAGLWTTPLTSRGYLAYRGISVVLISFISTVLVAPLIGLVNLSAQVVLLTAAVGSLWAICVAFIISSFAANTVEGIAVSKFVAFSLMIPLFAIAIVPEPLQFLAGTVPIYWPLKVIVDGAVGASSVTMLGYIAIGIVTHALYIGIFVRHFDPSV, from the coding sequence ATGAATCGCGCAGTTCCAACAGCGGACTCGGAGTGCTCACACCAGCAATCATCGGAACCGGGTGCTCTCGTGTCTATGCTTTGGTGGGATCTGAAGCTACAGATACGGTACGGATTCTACACCGTCTATGCAGTCATGGTGGCGCTGTACGTAATCGGTGTGCTGAGTCTTCCGGCTTCAGCCCGGGCTACTGCCGTCACACTCGTCATTCTCAGTGATCCGGTGTTTATCGGCTTTCTGTTCACTGGTGCTCTCGTTCTATTCGAGAAAAGGGACGGCGTTCTCGATGCCTTAGTCGTCTCACCGCTGAGTAGCCGGGCGTATCTCGCCTCAAAGACGCTCTCACTCACGCTGTTAGGCGTACTCACGAGTTTCGTTATCGCTGTGAGCGTCCATGGGCTTCAGTTCGATATCGGATTGTACCTGTTCGGTGTCGTTCTTTCGTGTATGCTGTTCGTGTTGATTGGTATTGTTGCCGTCGCGCGGTTCAACACGATCAACGCGTACATGATGGCAGCGGTGGTGTACCTGTTGCCGACCGCGCTCCCGTTACTCGAATTGATCGGTATTACCCATCCAGTGCTGTACCTCATTCCGACTGAAGCGACGCTATTGCTTCTCGGTAGTGCCTTCGGGGCCTTCGATCCACTCCCGATGTGGGAACTCGCTTACGCCGTCGGCTACCTCCTTCTCTGGATTGGAGGTACCGCTGTGCTCGCAGATCGTGCCTTCGAACGACACATCGTGCAAGGCGTCACTACTGGTGAAAACAGCGGAAGTACCGTTTCTGTTCCAGATATCACGCAGATATTCGAAGGGCGACGGTTCGGTGCCGTCGGGTCACTTGCTCTCTCGGATCTCCGCAACTGGCTCCGCGATCCGTTGCTCACGTATATTCTGATCCTTCCGTTTTTCTATGCACTGCTCGCGCGCTTTGTAATCCCGGTCATCACGGCCTGGCTTGCTCCTGGATTCGATCTTGTTCCATACTACCCGATGGTGTTCGGTCTGTTCTTCTCGATGCCATCGTTCACGGTTGGAATGGCTATTGGACTCCTCATTCTCGAAGAAAAAGAAGAGAATATCCTCGCGGGGCTGTGGACCACTCCACTGACTAGTCGTGGATACCTCGCTTACCGTGGAATCTCTGTTGTACTCATCAGCTTTATTTCAACGGTCCTAGTAGCCCCGCTGATCGGATTGGTGAATCTCTCAGCTCAGGTCGTGCTCCTGACGGCTGCCGTTGGCTCACTCTGGGCGATTTGTGTTGCCTTCATTATCTCGTCATTCGCCGCAAACACCGTTGAGGGAATTGCTGTCAGCAAGTTCGTCGCGTTCTCACTTATGATACCACTGTTCGCAATTGCGATCGTCCCCGAACCACTCCAGTTCCTCGCTGGAACCGTTCCGATTTACTGGCCGCTCAAAGTGATCGTCGATGGAGCGGTCGGTGCATCATCCGTAACAATGCTCGGATACATTGCGATCGGTATCGTGACTCACGCTCTCTACATCGGGATATTCGTCCGACACTTCGACCCGTCTGTCTAA